A window of Cytobacillus sp. FSL H8-0458 genomic DNA:
ATTTTTTAGCGGTCACAGGAGCCAGAATGCTATATTTCCTTCCCTATATGAATGCCGAAATGAAAGTTGATAGGACAGAAGGACTCATTAATTATGAAAGCAGGCGAAAAAAAGCAAATAAAGGGAGCGGACAATTCAAAGCCCTATATAAGAAAGGTTCCAGCCCATTTAATTCACATGCAGGGTCACTTGATGAATGGCTGACTGAGAGATATTGCCTATGGGTAACAAAAGGTGACATGGTTTTCCGCGGGGATATCCATCATACAAAATGGCAGCTGCATAAAGCTTCCTGTTCGATACACGAAAATACCATGGCATCATTTTTGCCCGGCAAGTACTTGATGGGCGAACCAATTTTACACTACTCCCCTCAAAAGCATGCCTATTTTTGGCCTTTAACAAGGGAGTAAAACTTTGAAAGATGTTACCCATTTAATTATTTCATTTCTTTAAGTAATTTTCTGCCAGTATTCTTTTTACTTCGTTA
This region includes:
- a CDS encoding YqjF family protein, with protein sequence MKEDLQVTGHRPFPLPDKPWVMEQIWNDVLFAHWPVPAEKMEKYIPSQLTLDTFNGEAWIGIIPFWISRMRVRGLPPLPMMKTMNELNVRTYVEYGGKKGVYFFSLDANNFLAVTGARMLYFLPYMNAEMKVDRTEGLINYESRRKKANKGSGQFKALYKKGSSPFNSHAGSLDEWLTERYCLWVTKGDMVFRGDIHHTKWQLHKASCSIHENTMASFLPGKYLMGEPILHYSPQKHAYFWPLTRE